In a genomic window of uncultured Flavobacterium sp.:
- a CDS encoding tagaturonate reductase → MDKISRSNTEFSERLPIKIVQFGEGNFLRAFVEYAFQKLNQKADFNAGIAVVQPIDKGLVNMINAQDGLYTLFMKGVKKGEEIQEKELVTNIVKAIDPYVSFQEFLALAKEEELAFIISNTTEAGIEYIESDRLTMQPPVSFPAKLTVLLYERFKHFNGDKSKALTIIPCELINYNSDTLKEIVLKYCDDWNLEEDFKSWLLKDCSFHNTLVDRIVPGYPKDQIEEYNSQLTYKDDLIVSAESFFLWVIEGDDKLKAKLPFEKTDLDVKIVADMQPYRTRKVRILNGAHTAMVPFSLLYGNETVKETVDNAFTGEFVNKAVFEEINETLNMDKAELTSFAEEILDRFRNPFIKHLLSSIALNSISKFKVRVLPSLIGYVDIHHKLPVHLTFAFAALIRFYKGTWKGENLPVNDSEDIVTFFNGLWKSDDYNKIARLTLQNKSFWDEDLTLIPGLTDAIAKGLEEIDANGIENGFANFQKQLHSTTQNA, encoded by the coding sequence ATGGATAAAATAAGCAGATCAAATACGGAATTTTCAGAGAGACTTCCGATTAAAATAGTACAATTTGGAGAGGGAAATTTCTTAAGAGCTTTTGTAGAATATGCTTTTCAAAAGTTAAATCAAAAAGCCGATTTTAATGCCGGAATCGCTGTTGTACAGCCTATTGATAAAGGTTTGGTCAATATGATCAACGCTCAGGACGGTTTGTATACTTTGTTTATGAAAGGTGTGAAAAAAGGCGAAGAAATTCAGGAAAAAGAGCTTGTAACTAATATCGTAAAAGCAATTGATCCGTATGTTTCTTTTCAGGAATTTTTGGCTTTAGCCAAAGAAGAAGAATTGGCGTTTATTATTTCAAATACAACCGAAGCCGGAATCGAATATATAGAATCTGATCGCTTAACAATGCAACCGCCAGTTTCATTTCCTGCAAAATTAACCGTACTTTTATATGAAAGATTCAAACATTTTAATGGAGATAAATCGAAAGCTTTAACCATTATTCCTTGCGAGTTAATTAATTATAATTCAGATACTTTAAAGGAAATTGTTTTGAAATATTGTGACGATTGGAATCTGGAGGAAGATTTTAAATCATGGTTATTAAAGGATTGTTCTTTTCATAATACTTTGGTAGACAGAATTGTACCGGGATATCCAAAAGATCAAATTGAAGAATATAACAGTCAATTAACTTATAAAGACGATTTGATTGTAAGCGCCGAAAGTTTCTTTTTATGGGTAATTGAAGGTGATGATAAATTGAAGGCAAAACTTCCGTTTGAAAAAACAGATTTAGATGTAAAAATCGTAGCCGATATGCAACCGTATCGTACGAGAAAAGTTAGAATTTTAAATGGAGCGCATACTGCAATGGTTCCGTTTTCATTGCTTTACGGAAACGAAACCGTAAAAGAAACTGTTGATAATGCTTTTACAGGAGAATTTGTAAACAAGGCAGTTTTTGAGGAGATTAATGAGACTTTAAACATGGATAAAGCGGAATTAACAAGTTTCGCTGAAGAAATATTGGATCGTTTTAGAAATCCGTTTATCAAGCATTTATTGTCTTCGATTGCTTTGAATTCAATTTCTAAATTTAAAGTTCGTGTATTGCCAAGTTTAATTGGATATGTTGATATTCACCACAAACTTCCGGTTCATTTGACGTTTGCATTTGCGGCTTTAATTCGTTTTTATAAAGGAACTTGGAAAGGTGAAAACTTACCGGTAAATGATAGCGAAGATATAGTTACTTTCTTCAATGGGCTTTGGAAATCTGATGATTACAATAAAATAGCAAGACTTACTTTGCAGAATAAAAGTTTCTGGGATGAAGATTTAACATTGATTCCTGGTTTAACAGATGCTATTGCAAAAGGACTAGAAGAAATTGATGCAAACGGAATTGAAAATGGTTTTGCTAATTTTCAAAAACAATTACATAGTACAACTCAGAACGCTTAA
- a CDS encoding altronate dehydratase family protein translates to MATQKKIIKVNPADNVIVALTDLVQNEQIMFEGTTVSPITDVKAKHKIAEKDFTIGNDIIMYGVLVGKAAKPIKKGEVITTENVKHQSEKVFGKNGNLGWTPPNVDRWKDKTFNGYHRTDGQVGTKNVWLFFPLVFCENKNIEKLKDIFENELMPKKEVSYKNLLRSLIEEKSVEEVSDKNLNENLLDNVEVKFINHQGGCGGIRQDSELLAKLLAGYVNNPNVAGATVLSLGCQNLQVDIFKKALKEMSPNSDKEILIYEQQQIGTTDQMFQMVIKDSYEAIKRANKIERKPAPLSKLSIGLECGGSDGFSGISANPALGIVSDIFAALGGKTILAEFPELCGVEQELMNRCVDEEKADKFLTLMKAFEKSVVDAGSGFDMNPSPGNIKDGLITDAMKSAGAAKKGGTSPVVDVLDYGEYISKPGLNLLNTPGNDAECTTGLVGSGATVVLFTTGLGNPMGNPIAPVVKISSNTALINRMSDIIDVNAGTVITGEKTIAEVGAEIVDYIIELASGNVETKADQLKQDVFIPWKRGVSL, encoded by the coding sequence ATGGCAACTCAAAAAAAAATAATAAAAGTTAACCCAGCAGATAACGTAATTGTCGCTTTAACCGATTTGGTACAAAACGAACAAATTATGTTTGAAGGAACTACCGTCTCACCAATAACTGATGTTAAAGCAAAACATAAAATCGCAGAGAAAGATTTTACAATTGGTAATGATATTATAATGTATGGTGTTTTGGTTGGAAAAGCTGCTAAACCTATAAAAAAAGGAGAAGTAATTACCACCGAAAATGTAAAACATCAAAGTGAAAAAGTTTTTGGTAAAAACGGAAATTTAGGTTGGACTCCACCAAATGTAGATCGTTGGAAAGATAAAACTTTCAACGGATACCATCGTACTGATGGACAAGTTGGAACCAAAAACGTTTGGTTGTTTTTTCCATTGGTTTTTTGTGAAAACAAAAATATCGAAAAACTGAAAGATATTTTTGAAAACGAATTAATGCCCAAAAAAGAAGTTTCTTATAAAAATTTGTTACGCTCTTTAATTGAAGAAAAAAGCGTAGAAGAAGTTTCGGATAAAAATTTAAATGAAAACCTTTTAGATAATGTCGAAGTAAAATTTATCAATCATCAAGGTGGTTGTGGAGGGATTAGACAAGATTCAGAATTGTTGGCAAAACTGCTTGCAGGATATGTGAACAACCCCAATGTTGCAGGTGCAACTGTTTTAAGTTTAGGTTGTCAAAATTTGCAAGTTGATATTTTTAAAAAGGCATTGAAAGAAATGAGTCCGAATAGTGATAAAGAAATTTTGATCTATGAGCAACAACAAATTGGAACTACTGATCAAATGTTTCAAATGGTGATTAAAGATTCTTATGAAGCCATTAAAAGAGCGAACAAAATTGAACGCAAACCTGCTCCTCTTTCAAAGCTAAGTATTGGTTTAGAATGTGGAGGGTCTGACGGATTTTCAGGAATTTCCGCTAATCCGGCATTAGGAATTGTTTCGGATATTTTTGCAGCTTTGGGAGGGAAAACAATTTTGGCAGAGTTTCCGGAATTATGTGGCGTTGAGCAAGAATTGATGAACCGATGTGTGGACGAAGAAAAAGCAGATAAGTTTTTAACTTTAATGAAAGCTTTTGAAAAATCAGTTGTAGATGCAGGTTCAGGGTTTGATATGAATCCATCTCCGGGAAACATCAAAGACGGATTAATTACAGATGCAATGAAATCTGCTGGCGCAGCTAAAAAAGGTGGAACTTCACCTGTTGTGGATGTTTTAGATTACGGAGAATATATTTCAAAACCAGGATTAAATCTTTTAAATACGCCAGGAAATGACGCAGAATGTACCACAGGTTTGGTGGGATCGGGCGCAACAGTTGTTTTATTTACCACAGGTTTAGGAAATCCGATGGGAAATCCGATTGCACCCGTTGTAAAAATTTCTTCGAACACAGCATTAATTAATAGAATGTCTGATATTATCGATGTAAATGCCGGAACGGTGATTACTGGTGAAAAAACCATTGCCGAGGTTGGAGCAGAAATAGTAGATTATATTATAGAATTGGCAAGCGGAAACGTGGAAACAAAAGCAGACCAGTTGAAACAAGATGTATTTATTCCTTGGAAAAGAGGAGTTTCACTATAA
- a CDS encoding LacI family DNA-binding transcriptional regulator, translated as MSEKITIYDIAEKLNITAATVSRALNNNPKIKESTRELVLKTAASMNYKQNKLALALKSGRSNNIGVIVPRIDSNFFASVIRGVEEELHPHGYQVIICQTHEDPKRENENLYTLIDAQVDGIIMSVTDVTNENDGAFHNVLEKNVPLIFFDRSKHIDGVSSVTINDFKGGYITTKHLIDEGCRHIAHFSGDQSLEIFKNRFLGYKQALLDHGINFKEEYVIRTKSSVEAGKEAIDTLLKLETPPDALFSSSDFAALGAIQELKERNISIPNEFCVAGFSNEPFTKFMELSITSVDQSPLEMGKMSARVFLEQVDKTNTIKIEKKVVLAPELHIRKSSSRTTF; from the coding sequence ATGAGCGAAAAAATAACCATTTATGATATTGCCGAGAAATTAAATATCACTGCTGCTACTGTTTCAAGAGCCTTAAACAACAACCCGAAGATCAAAGAAAGTACACGAGAGCTAGTTCTTAAAACTGCTGCATCGATGAACTATAAGCAGAATAAATTGGCGTTAGCCTTAAAAAGTGGTCGTAGTAATAATATAGGTGTAATTGTTCCTCGTATCGATAGCAACTTCTTTGCATCGGTAATTAGAGGAGTTGAAGAAGAACTTCATCCACATGGTTATCAGGTTATTATTTGCCAAACGCATGAAGATCCTAAAAGAGAAAACGAAAACTTATATACCTTAATAGATGCTCAAGTAGACGGAATCATAATGTCGGTTACAGATGTGACGAACGAAAATGACGGCGCTTTTCATAATGTTTTAGAGAAAAATGTTCCATTAATCTTTTTTGACCGAAGCAAACATATTGATGGCGTAAGTTCCGTAACAATCAATGACTTCAAAGGCGGATATATTACCACCAAACATTTAATTGATGAAGGTTGCAGACATATTGCTCATTTCTCAGGAGATCAGTCACTTGAAATATTCAAAAATCGTTTTTTAGGATACAAACAAGCGTTACTGGATCACGGAATAAACTTTAAAGAAGAATATGTTATTCGCACTAAAAGTAGTGTTGAAGCCGGAAAAGAAGCAATCGACACTTTATTGAAACTAGAAACTCCGCCAGACGCTCTGTTTTCTTCGAGTGATTTTGCAGCTTTAGGTGCTATTCAGGAATTAAAAGAAAGAAATATTAGCATTCCAAATGAGTTTTGTGTGGCTGGTTTTAGTAATGAACCTTTCACAAAATTCATGGAATTATCGATAACTTCTGTTGATCAGTCTCCACTAGAAATGGGAAAAATGTCAGCACGCGTTTTCTTAGAACAAGTCGACAAAACCAACACCATTAAAATCGAAAAAAAGGTAGTTCTCGCACCAGAATTACACATTCGTAAATCTTCGTCAAGAACTACCTTTTAA